One part of the Vicia villosa cultivar HV-30 ecotype Madison, WI linkage group LG6, Vvil1.0, whole genome shotgun sequence genome encodes these proteins:
- the LOC131613135 gene encoding uncharacterized protein LOC131613135, protein MLCSYIFLSLFLHPSSMVTGGIKCETVADCPNNLCARGLTPKCYFSRCICV, encoded by the exons ATGTTATGTTCATATATTTTTCTCTCCTTATTTTTACACCCATCGTCAATGGTAA CTGGAGGTATTAAGTGTGAAACTGTTGCTGATTGTCCAAATAATTTGTGTGCGCGTGGTTTAACACCAAAGTGTTATTTTTCCCGTTGTATATGTGTTTGA